A genomic region of Ammospiza nelsoni isolate bAmmNel1 chromosome 3, bAmmNel1.pri, whole genome shotgun sequence contains the following coding sequences:
- the MTCL3 gene encoding protein SOGA3, giving the protein MSQPPAGGAAAEPRLHPEGSSGRKQPRAASPARARDAAPRPPPSAAKAAPGAAKAASARPPPGQAPRAARGRAAEKPGRGAVQPGAGAEPPPSAGRGGAAAAEEPLPPPGAAEEAPPAGAGGGEREGAAAPPPKQWRGKAGRSPLKGAGEAAPAPPSSSGAGKGRGAAAGGGGYWKEGCLQSELIQFHLRKGLAAAAQMQTKGSNHSSSSGSAASAAAAPAEPPPAASASSPAAMAAAGAEGLRQGEAEGDGRSCGPEVALSPHLQEEMEEEMEKLREENESLKNEIDELRTEMDEMRDSFFEEDACQLQEMRHELERANKNCRILQYRLRKAERKRLRYAQTGEIDNELIRSMEQDLKVAKDVSVRLHHELENVEEKRTITEDENEKLRQQLIEVEIAKQALQNELEKMKEQSLKRRGSKDLPKSEKKSQQTPTEDDNEDLKCQLQFVKEEAALMRKKMAKIDKEKDRFEHELQKYRSFYGDLDSPLPKGEAGGPPTTREAELKLRLRLVEEEANILGRKIVELEVENRGLKAELDDLRGDDFSGTTNPLLGEQNESLSELRQHLQLVEDETELLRRNVADLEEQNKRITAELNKYKYKSGAHESSRHHDNAKTEALQEELKAARMQINELSGKVMQLQYENRVLMSNMQRYDLASHLGIRGSPRDSDAESDAGKKESDDDSRPPHRKREGPIGGESDSEEVRNIRCLTPTRSFYPTPSGWQKSFTDRQQMKDIRSEAERLGKTIDRLISDTSTIITEARIYVANGDLFGLMDEEDDGSRIREHELLYRINAQMKAFRKELQAFIDRLEVPKSSDDRSADEPLSVSQNCFREVLGSKLLADSRSFAMKNENYLPLSYTIL; this is encoded by the exons ATGAGCCAGCCGCCTGCAGGGGGCGCCGCCGCGGAGCCGCGCCTGCATCCCGAGGGCAGCAGCGGCAGGAAGCAGCCGCGGGCAGCCTCGCCGGCCCGGGCCCGCGacgccgccccgcgcccgccgcccaGCGCCGCCAAAGCCGCGCCCGGAGCCGCCAAAGCCGCCTcggcgcggccgccgcccggCCAGGCCCCCCGAGCCGCCCGCGGCCGCGCCGCCGAGAAGCCGGGGCGGGGAGCTGTCCAGCCCGGCGCCGGTGCTGAACCGCCGCCCAGCGCCGGGAGAggaggagccgccgccgccgaggagccgctgccgccgccgggcGCCGCCGAGGAGGCGCCCCCTGCAGGGGCCGGCGGGGGCGAGCGGGagggggcggcggcgccgccgcccAAGCAGTGGCGGGGGAAAGCGGGGCGGTCCCCGCTGAAGGGCGCGGGGGAGGCGGCCCCGGCGCCTCCATCTTCCTCGGGCGCGGGGAAGGGCCGCGgtgcggcggcgggcggcggcgggtACTGGAAGGAGGGATGCCTGCAAAGTgagctcatccagttccatcTCAGGAAAGGGCTGGCGGCGGCCGCCCAGATGCAAACCAAGGGCAgcaaccacagcagcagcagcggcagcgctGCCtccgcggccgccgccccgGCCGAGCCTCCCCCGGCCGCCTCCGCCTCCTCGCCCGCTGCCAtggcggcggccggggcggAGGGGCTGCGGCAGGGCGAGGCGGAAGGCGACGGCAGGAGCTGCGGCCCCGAAGTCGCCCTGAGCCCCCacctgcaggaggagatggaggaagAGATGGAGAAGCTGCGGGAGGAGAACGAGAGCCTCAAG AACGAAATAGACGAGCTGAGGACAGAGATGGACGAGATGAGGGACAGTTTCTTTGAGGAGGATGCTTGTCAGCTTCAAGAAATGCGCCATGAACTGGAGCGAGCCAACAAGAACTGCCGGATCCTTCAGTACCGGCTGCGCAAGGCCGAGCGCAAGCGGCTCCGCTACGCCCAGACTGGCGAGATCGACAACGAGCTCATACGCAGCATGGAGCAGGACCTCAAG GTTGCAAAAGATGTGTCGGTGAGGCTTCATCACGAGTTAGAAAATGTGGAAGAAAAACGTACTATAACagaagatgaaaatgaaaaattaagacAGCAGCTCATAGAAGTTGAAATTGCCAAACAAGCACTACAGAATGaactggaaaaaatgaaagag CAATCActgaagaggagaggaagtAAAGACCTaccaaaatcagaaaaaaagtcaCAGCAGACACCAACAGAG gacGACAATGAAGACCTGAAGTGCCAGCTACAGTTTGTCAAAGAAGAAGCAGCCTTGATGAGGAAGAAAATGGCTAAAATTGATAAAGAGAAAGACAGATTTGAACATGAGCTGCAAAAATACAGATCATTTTATGGGGATTTGGACAGTCCCTTGCCAAAAGGTGAAGCAGGTGGGCCACCTACCACAAGAGAAGCTGAACTCAAGCTTCGATTGAGGCTTGTGGAGGAGGAAGCTAACATTCTTGGGAGGAAAATAGTGGAACTAGAAGTAGAAAATAGAGGACTGAAAGCAGAGCTTGATGATTTAAGAGGAGATGATTTCTCAGGGACCACTAACCCGCTCCTGGGAGAGCAGAATGAATCCCTGTCAGAATTACGACAGCATTTGCAGCTAGTAGAAGATGAAACAGAATTGCTGAGGAGAAATGTAGCTGATTtagaagaacaaaacaaacGCATAACAGCTGAGCTGAACAAATACAAGTACAAGTCTGGGGCCCATGAGAGCTCTAGGCACCATGACAATGCCAAGACGGAAGCATTACAAGAGGAGCTAAAAGCTGCACGAATGCAGATCAACGAGCTGAGTGGCAAAGTCATGCAGCTGCAGTATGAGAACAGAGTGCTGATGTCCAACATGCAGCGCTACGACCTGGCCTCTCACCTGGGGATCCGTGGCAGCCCCAGAGACAGCGATGCGGAAAGCGATGCGGGAAAAAAGGAGAGCGATGATGATTCCCGCCCCCCTCACCGCAAAAGGGAAGGTCCCATCGGTGGGGAAAGCGACTCCGAAGAGGTGCGCAACATCCGGTGCCTGACGCCCACCAGGTCTTTTTATCCGACGCCGTCGGGGTGGCAGAAGAGCTTCACTGACAGGCAGCAGATGAAGGACATTCGCTCCGAAGCCGAGCGGCTGGGCAAGACAATAGACCGCCTCATTTCCGACACGAGCACCATCATCACAGAGGCAAGAATTTATGTGGCCAATGGGGACCTCTTTGGGCTGATGGACGAGGAGGACGATGGCAGCAGGATACGTGAGCACGAGCTCCTCTACCGCATCAACGCGCAGATGAAGGCCTTCAGGAAGGAGCTCCAGGCTTTCATCGACAGACTGGAAGTTCCAAAGTCTTCGGATGATCGAAGTGCAGATGAACCTTTGTCAGTGAGTCAG AATTGTTTCAGAGAGGTTTTGGGGAGCAAACTCCTTGCTGACTCAAGATCTTTTgccatgaaaaatgaaaattatctaCCCTTATCTTATACAATCCTATAG